A single Bifidobacterium scardovii JCM 12489 = DSM 13734 DNA region contains:
- a CDS encoding glutamate-cysteine ligase family protein, whose protein sequence is MTTPRISYAHLLAKPNPKHVESLLRFFENGRSQRGTGGFGVEIEHLPVHNSDDTAVTYYEPNGIEALLKRLAPYYDEEKEYWENGHLVGLGRPGVAVSLEPGGQVETSIGILNKPSDLNTLYSKFRRELDPILDDLDFRLVNYGYQPKSSFADVPVNPKDRYDAMTDYLGRVGQFGPCMMRCSASTQVSIDYVDERDAIDKMRLGTVIGPILAYFFRNTPYFEGETNPWPLLRQRMWDYLDFQRTNVLPGLFDPRYGWEDYAIDVLSTPLMFADLTHTPEVVASGASPKELHRAAFRENAGEVYPDRELNPYEINHIISTHFNDVRLKNFIELRHWDSLPIERAERLTEIVSSLFYVPEHRDRLESYFDGISEEEVLEAKANLQAHGRESTPYGQPLDFWKEFLGLEGLLSDVPGDPKHPDVFQE, encoded by the coding sequence ATGACAACACCGCGCATCAGTTACGCCCATCTGCTGGCCAAGCCGAATCCCAAGCACGTCGAAAGCCTGCTCAGGTTCTTCGAGAACGGGCGTTCGCAACGCGGCACCGGTGGGTTCGGCGTGGAGATCGAGCATCTTCCGGTGCACAACAGCGACGACACCGCCGTGACGTATTACGAGCCCAACGGCATCGAAGCGCTGCTCAAGCGCCTCGCCCCGTACTACGACGAGGAGAAGGAGTACTGGGAGAACGGGCATCTGGTGGGCCTCGGCCGCCCGGGTGTCGCCGTGTCGCTGGAGCCGGGCGGGCAGGTGGAGACCTCCATCGGCATCCTTAACAAGCCGTCCGACCTGAACACGCTGTATTCGAAATTCCGCCGCGAACTCGATCCGATTCTCGACGACCTCGATTTCCGTCTGGTCAACTACGGGTATCAGCCCAAGTCCAGCTTCGCCGATGTGCCGGTCAACCCCAAGGACCGCTACGATGCGATGACCGACTACCTCGGCCGCGTCGGCCAGTTCGGTCCCTGCATGATGCGCTGCTCCGCCTCCACCCAGGTCAGCATCGACTACGTGGACGAGCGCGACGCCATCGACAAGATGCGCCTCGGCACCGTCATCGGCCCGATCCTGGCGTACTTCTTCCGCAACACCCCGTATTTCGAAGGGGAGACGAACCCGTGGCCGCTGCTGCGCCAGCGCATGTGGGACTATCTCGACTTCCAGCGCACCAACGTGCTGCCGGGCCTGTTCGACCCGCGCTACGGTTGGGAGGATTACGCGATCGACGTGCTGTCCACGCCGCTCATGTTCGCCGATCTGACGCACACGCCCGAGGTCGTGGCCTCCGGGGCGAGCCCCAAGGAACTGCACCGCGCGGCCTTCCGCGAGAACGCGGGGGAGGTGTACCCGGACCGCGAGCTCAACCCGTACGAGATCAATCACATCATCTCCACGCACTTCAACGACGTGCGCCTGAAGAACTTCATCGAGCTGCGCCACTGGGACTCCCTGCCCATCGAGCGCGCCGAACGCCTGACCGAAATCGTCTCCTCCCTGTTCTACGTGCCCGAGCACCGCGACCGTCTGGAGAGCTACTTCGACGGCATCAGCGAGGAGGAGGTGCTCGAGGCCAAGGCCAATCTGCAGGCGCATGGCCGAGAGTCCACGCCGTACGGCCAGCCGCTCGACTTCTGGAAGGAGTTCCTGGGGCTCGAGGGGTTGCTGTCCGACGTCCCCGGCGACCCGAAGCATCCCGACGTGTTCCAGGAGTAA
- a CDS encoding ATP-binding protein, whose translation MVRLRESATVEFKRQLVDAVKREIIAFANTDGGDLYIGVDDEGIPVGVADPDSVMGGVGDMIRNAVKPDLTAYTTIEHEQLEDESGIMHSVVHVTVLRGVHRPYYLASKGLKPTGVFIRHGVSAVPAGEERIRQMIRDDDRTAFDAATSINQDLTFEYTARIFRRQQLPWGESQQRSLGLINPDGLYTNAALLISDQCQHSVKCAVYQDGSKSRFLARQEFRGSILQQLDEACRYLELNNPMRSDVVGLYRNDSCAYPEPALREALINAVAHRDYDCSGPTLVSIFSDRIDFTSLGGLVKGLTLMDLTNGISQPRNAVLANTLYRLRLIESYGSGIPKIMEEYAGNSTAPAIRVTPGAFTITLPHLDHDGGDRGAPGSRPAPGTGSWFTARNPFPAGPVIRTSGETQTAVLSGYPTGEGAGTLVLVPAAGTTGTAVNGGADPIEDHPSSTLEELTLELIARSGSGISRLEIQQRLGINKNRAAYVLRKLEHEGSIVSTGAARNTRYAVAQ comes from the coding sequence ATGGTCCGTTTACGGGAAAGCGCCACAGTAGAGTTCAAAAGACAGCTTGTCGACGCGGTGAAACGTGAAATCATCGCCTTCGCCAATACCGACGGAGGCGATCTGTACATCGGTGTCGACGACGAGGGGATTCCCGTGGGCGTCGCGGATCCGGACTCCGTCATGGGCGGCGTCGGCGATATGATCCGCAACGCCGTAAAGCCCGATCTGACGGCGTACACCACCATCGAACACGAGCAGCTGGAAGACGAGAGCGGCATCATGCACAGCGTCGTCCACGTCACCGTGCTCAGAGGCGTCCACCGCCCCTATTATCTGGCGTCCAAAGGGCTTAAGCCGACCGGCGTCTTCATCCGGCACGGCGTGTCCGCGGTTCCCGCAGGCGAGGAACGAATCCGTCAGATGATTCGAGACGACGACAGAACCGCATTCGACGCCGCCACAAGCATCAATCAGGATCTGACATTCGAGTACACAGCCAGGATATTCCGCCGGCAACAGCTGCCTTGGGGCGAATCGCAGCAGCGTTCGCTGGGGCTGATCAATCCGGATGGGCTGTATACCAACGCGGCGCTGCTCATCTCCGATCAGTGCCAGCACAGCGTCAAATGCGCGGTCTATCAGGACGGCTCCAAGTCGCGGTTCCTCGCGCGCCAGGAATTCCGCGGTTCCATATTGCAGCAATTGGACGAGGCGTGCCGCTACCTGGAACTCAACAATCCGATGCGCTCCGATGTCGTCGGCCTGTACCGGAACGACTCATGCGCCTACCCCGAGCCCGCTCTCAGAGAGGCGCTCATCAACGCCGTGGCCCATAGGGATTATGACTGTTCGGGGCCGACGCTCGTCAGTATTTTCTCCGACCGCATCGATTTCACGTCGCTGGGAGGACTGGTCAAAGGCCTGACCCTGATGGATCTTACCAACGGCATCTCGCAGCCCCGGAACGCGGTTCTGGCGAACACCTTGTACCGGCTGAGACTCATCGAAAGCTATGGCAGCGGCATTCCCAAGATCATGGAGGAGTATGCGGGCAACAGCACCGCCCCGGCCATCCGGGTCACGCCCGGAGCATTCACGATAACGCTGCCGCACCTCGACCACGACGGCGGAGACCGCGGGGCACCGGGCAGCCGCCCCGCACCGGGTACCGGCAGCTGGTTCACCGCGAGGAATCCCTTCCCCGCGGGGCCCGTCATTCGCACGAGCGGGGAAACGCAGACCGCCGTCCTCTCCGGCTATCCAACCGGCGAAGGCGCCGGCACGCTTGTCCTGGTGCCGGCAGCCGGCACAACCGGCACCGCCGTGAACGGCGGCGCCGACCCAATCGAGGATCATCCTTCCAGCACACTGGAGGAGCTCACCCTGGAGCTCATCGCACGATCGGGGTCCGGCATCTCCCGGTTGGAAATCCAGCAGCGGCTCGGCATCAACAAGAACCGAGCCGCCTACGTATTGCGCAAACTCGAGCATGAGGGCAGCATCGTGTCAACCGGCGCCGCCCGCAACACCCGCTATGCCGTCGCGCAGTGA
- a CDS encoding TetR/AcrR family transcriptional regulator, which yields MASEIPSQRKRIRKAPEERRREILDAAVRLISERGYNGISIQDVADAVGVTKQGVLRYIGSKDNLLAMVYLENYNVTGNVDDFMASGLPGGDPGDLRLPAYLRFLVRHNSRRRMMVQLFSVLQVESFNPSHPLHDEFANRQESIWRYYSGFDWLIPPEFASFEEVRPTVRRALAIMDGVQLRWLRDPPIDLYDEWCELESMIFPSPVWDGYR from the coding sequence ATGGCATCCGAAATCCCGTCGCAGCGCAAACGCATCCGCAAGGCTCCCGAGGAGCGCCGGCGCGAGATCCTCGATGCGGCGGTCCGCCTGATCTCCGAACGCGGGTACAACGGCATCTCGATACAGGACGTGGCCGACGCGGTCGGCGTCACCAAGCAGGGGGTGCTGCGCTACATCGGCAGCAAGGACAATCTGCTCGCCATGGTGTATCTCGAGAACTACAACGTCACCGGTAACGTCGACGACTTCATGGCGTCGGGGTTGCCGGGCGGCGACCCGGGCGATCTGCGGCTGCCCGCGTATCTGCGCTTTCTGGTGCGCCATAATTCGCGCCGGCGCATGATGGTGCAGCTGTTCTCCGTGCTGCAGGTCGAATCGTTCAATCCCAGCCATCCGCTGCACGACGAGTTTGCGAACCGCCAGGAATCGATATGGCGGTACTATTCCGGATTCGATTGGCTGATCCCTCCGGAATTCGCCTCCTTCGAGGAGGTGCGGCCGACGGTGCGCCGGGCGCTGGCGATCATGGACGGCGTGCAGCTGCGCTGGCTGCGCGACCCGCCGATCGACCTGTACGACGAGTGGTGCGAGCTCGAGTCGATGATCTTCCCCTCGCCGGTCTGGGACGGGTATCGCTGA
- the dinD gene encoding DNA damage-inducible protein D → MDKEAIKRYANDLDAIANNEDDVEFWYARDVMAYMNYSEWRAFSKAISRARNACENSGIPIEAHFRDVKRNVELGKGATRSIDDVKLTRYACYLIAQNGDPKKEEVALLQSYFAVQTRTAELLEQRMGEIIRLAGRQALTAEEKMLSKNIYERSNRRDGFAIVRSRGDEALFNHSTKDMKQRLGVPERKPLADRLHPINVTAKQLAAQMTNYGIEEQDLHGLGSLVQEHVENNQSVRAALVNRGIKPEDLPAVEDIKNVEKRAKHDEKRIEGTGFKEE, encoded by the coding sequence ATGGATAAAGAAGCCATCAAACGATACGCCAACGACCTCGACGCCATCGCCAACAATGAGGATGACGTGGAATTCTGGTACGCCAGAGACGTCATGGCATACATGAACTACTCGGAATGGCGAGCGTTTTCGAAAGCCATCTCCCGTGCAAGGAATGCATGCGAAAATTCCGGCATTCCGATTGAGGCTCACTTCCGCGATGTCAAGAGAAACGTCGAACTAGGCAAGGGCGCGACTCGCTCCATTGATGATGTAAAGCTCACCCGCTACGCCTGCTACCTCATCGCTCAGAACGGCGACCCGAAGAAGGAAGAGGTCGCTCTTCTTCAAAGCTATTTCGCGGTGCAGACACGCACCGCCGAACTCCTCGAACAGCGTATGGGCGAAATCATTCGGCTCGCAGGACGCCAAGCGCTCACCGCCGAGGAGAAAATGCTGTCGAAGAACATCTACGAGCGCAGCAACCGTCGCGACGGATTCGCGATCGTTCGCTCCAGGGGCGACGAGGCCCTGTTCAACCATTCCACCAAGGACATGAAACAGCGGCTCGGGGTGCCGGAAAGAAAACCGTTGGCGGACCGGCTTCACCCGATCAACGTGACGGCCAAGCAGCTCGCCGCGCAGATGACCAACTACGGCATCGAGGAACAGGACCTCCACGGTCTCGGCAGCCTCGTGCAAGAGCATGTCGAGAACAACCAGAGCGTCCGCGCCGCCCTGGTCAACCGAGGCATCAAACCGGAGGATCTTCCTGCGGTCGAGGACATCAAGAACGTCGAGAAGCGTGCCAAGCACGATGAGAAACGCATTGAGGGCACCGGATTCAAGGAAGAGTAA
- a CDS encoding BRO-N domain-containing protein: MSNALQTLRFEDTEITALDCDTDEPVFVASPIAKKLGYRDALNMLRGLDDDEKGTHIVETLGGKQTASVITLPGLSHALNNRRPGAIKDEATRNMVIRFQRWVNHELVPTIIRTGRYEVQRPQHLLEAAHHERMMQVELLKASQGIVHPDFLEAKTRIVIARELGEIPELDPKTRPLYTQDYLREKNLSAKQLRSKSSTFGKKLKAAYRERNGQDPQRADLTLPNGHIIQVYAHTEEDRPLFDQAWDELSQKAGA, translated from the coding sequence ATGAGCAACGCATTGCAAACCCTTCGTTTCGAGGACACTGAAATCACCGCACTGGACTGCGATACCGACGAGCCCGTGTTCGTTGCAAGCCCCATCGCGAAGAAACTCGGGTATCGGGATGCGCTCAACATGCTGCGCGGGTTGGACGACGACGAAAAGGGTACTCACATTGTGGAGACCCTTGGAGGCAAACAAACAGCCAGCGTCATCACGCTGCCCGGTCTGAGCCACGCTTTGAACAATCGCCGCCCCGGTGCTATCAAGGACGAGGCCACGCGCAACATGGTTATCCGCTTCCAGCGTTGGGTGAACCACGAACTAGTCCCGACCATAATACGCACCGGCAGATACGAGGTACAGCGTCCGCAGCATCTGCTTGAGGCGGCTCACCATGAGCGGATGATGCAGGTAGAGCTGTTGAAGGCTTCGCAAGGCATCGTCCACCCGGATTTCCTCGAAGCGAAAACCCGTATCGTCATCGCCAGAGAACTGGGCGAAATACCGGAACTCGACCCGAAGACCCGTCCCCTGTACACACAGGACTATCTACGGGAGAAGAATCTGAGCGCCAAGCAGCTGCGATCGAAGAGCAGCACATTCGGCAAGAAACTCAAGGCCGCATACCGAGAACGAAACGGTCAAGACCCACAACGCGCCGATCTGACACTGCCGAACGGTCACATCATTCAGGTCTACGCCCACACGGAAGAAGATCGACCCTTGTTTGACCAAGCATGGGATGAGCTCAGTCAGAAGGCGGGTGCGTGA
- a CDS encoding tyrosine-type recombinase/integrase, protein MAATKNSTSRRRTKGAGGVFQDARGVWHFRRDVGPDPTTGKRRIIEATGKVKGDARARFDKKIERYERTGLLDTGRSPYLRDYCDRWLEAYRLRVRPNSWTNSTSHLKTVCSVIGSVRLNDLRADHMRLLVTRLSENHSSRTVHDYYGLLQQVLDDAVREELIRANPCRMMRAPRWSSMPMRILGEDQPKKLIETISTLPREDEDARRVVEDEDARVMWALLFELAFSTGMREGERYALMPYELERRDGVPGIFVQQQLQRYVGKPMIPSWMTATHVWGSVWLVAPKTMKGYRFVPVSESLWERLWDWIRRRGIGMRELVFRNRFGRPVTRETERYRWKRALEDAGLPYVKIHSARHWAATRVAEAGASEDERKAIFGHTSIEVTAGYTHWSPKALSKAMDKAIPDLHAASSTTRGSSRRRHEKER, encoded by the coding sequence ATGGCTGCAACGAAAAACAGCACATCGAGGAGACGCACGAAGGGCGCGGGCGGCGTGTTCCAGGACGCACGCGGCGTCTGGCACTTCCGCCGCGACGTCGGCCCGGACCCCACCACCGGCAAACGCCGAATCATCGAGGCGACCGGCAAGGTCAAGGGCGACGCACGCGCACGATTCGACAAAAAAATCGAAAGATACGAACGGACCGGCCTGCTCGACACCGGCCGGTCCCCCTACCTGCGCGACTATTGCGACCGTTGGCTGGAAGCCTACCGGCTGCGCGTGCGCCCTAACAGCTGGACGAACTCCACCAGCCACCTTAAGACCGTCTGCTCGGTCATCGGATCCGTGCGACTCAACGACCTCCGGGCGGACCACATGCGACTGCTCGTCACGCGACTGTCCGAGAACCACAGTTCGCGGACGGTGCACGACTACTACGGACTACTGCAGCAGGTGTTGGACGATGCGGTGCGCGAGGAGCTGATCAGGGCCAACCCCTGCAGGATGATGCGGGCCCCAAGATGGTCCAGCATGCCGATGCGCATCCTGGGCGAGGACCAGCCGAAAAAACTCATCGAGACCATCTCCACCCTGCCACGGGAGGACGAGGACGCCAGGCGCGTCGTCGAGGACGAGGACGCGCGCGTCATGTGGGCATTGCTGTTCGAACTGGCGTTCTCGACCGGCATGCGCGAGGGCGAACGGTACGCGCTCATGCCGTATGAGCTGGAACGTCGGGACGGGGTGCCGGGCATCTTCGTGCAGCAGCAGTTGCAGCGGTATGTGGGAAAGCCGATGATCCCGTCGTGGATGACGGCGACGCACGTGTGGGGCAGCGTGTGGCTCGTGGCCCCGAAGACCATGAAAGGGTATCGGTTCGTTCCCGTCAGCGAGAGTCTATGGGAGCGATTGTGGGATTGGATCCGCCGACGGGGCATCGGCATGCGCGAACTGGTGTTTCGCAACCGGTTCGGCCGTCCGGTCACCAGGGAGACGGAGCGGTACCGGTGGAAGCGCGCATTGGAGGACGCCGGCCTGCCCTATGTCAAGATCCACAGTGCGCGGCACTGGGCGGCGACCCGCGTGGCCGAGGCCGGGGCAAGCGAGGACGAACGCAAGGCGATCTTCGGGCACACCAGCATCGAGGTGACCGCCGGATACACTCACTGGTCGCCAAAAGCCCTGTCCAAGGCAATGGACAAGGCCATTCCCGACCTGCATGCCGCCTCCTCGACGACGCGCGGGTCGTCGAGGAGGCGGCATGAAAAAGAGCGGTAA
- a CDS encoding RusA family crossover junction endodeoxyribonuclease, producing MTRIDEFHLTLPGDPVAKGRPRVYGGHAITPRKTQRAEERIFAEFRRKYPDEAPFDGPVSVYVKFWLSKRGKPDIDNLIKTVLDALNGVAYADDSQIVSVFAEKRVPDRIVQGARGWRKRKSGDPYTYQGHEYEPHLYISIHSIPQWDPTEKEQS from the coding sequence GTGACGCGCATCGACGAATTCCACCTGACCCTGCCGGGTGATCCGGTCGCCAAGGGCCGGCCCCGCGTCTACGGGGGGCATGCGATCACGCCCCGGAAGACGCAGCGTGCGGAGGAGCGGATCTTCGCCGAGTTCCGCCGCAAATATCCGGATGAGGCGCCGTTCGATGGGCCGGTGAGCGTGTACGTGAAATTCTGGCTGTCGAAACGCGGCAAGCCCGACATCGACAATCTGATCAAAACCGTGTTGGACGCGTTGAACGGCGTCGCCTATGCGGATGACTCGCAGATCGTGTCCGTGTTCGCGGAGAAGCGCGTGCCGGATCGGATCGTCCAGGGTGCGCGCGGCTGGCGGAAACGCAAAAGCGGCGACCCATACACATACCAGGGGCACGAATACGAGCCCCACCTGTACATCAGTATCCATTCGATCCCCCAATGGGACCCGACAGAAAAGGAGCAATCATGA
- a CDS encoding phage antirepressor N-terminal domain-containing protein, producing the protein MSDSLVQVPFREDTIDAIKANNGNWFVSLRRMCENLGVDYASQYTKLKAYKWAVIVLNTMTGSDGKAYQMAMIDRRTMTMWLANITPSRVKPELREKIEAYQCEAADALDEYFNEGAAIRVGSDDTEDDIIAKGMLAAAVARRSGVAGTTVLACSASRTVAPSRGRIRFPLVAARRRMRKASTPSTSAILLMSLVLNGFSPRMRL; encoded by the coding sequence ATGAGCGATTCCTTGGTTCAGGTCCCTTTTCGCGAAGACACCATCGACGCAATCAAAGCCAATAACGGTAACTGGTTCGTGTCTCTGAGGCGCATGTGCGAAAACCTCGGCGTGGACTACGCAAGCCAATACACAAAGCTAAAAGCCTACAAGTGGGCAGTCATTGTGTTAAACACAATGACTGGATCCGACGGCAAGGCCTACCAGATGGCGATGATTGACCGTCGCACGATGACCATGTGGCTCGCCAACATCACCCCGAGCCGAGTCAAGCCGGAGCTTCGCGAGAAGATCGAAGCCTATCAGTGCGAGGCCGCCGACGCATTGGACGAGTACTTCAACGAGGGCGCCGCGATCCGGGTCGGCTCCGACGACACCGAGGACGACATCATCGCGAAAGGCATGCTCGCAGCCGCAGTCGCCAGGAGATCGGGAGTTGCCGGAACAACAGTACTAGCCTGCTCGGCGTCGAGGACGGTGGCGCCGTCGCGAGGCCGGATACGCTTCCCGCTCGTTGCGGCGCGACGCAGGATGAGGAAAGCGTCAACTCCGAGCACGTCGGCTATTTTGCTGATGTCGTTGGTGTTGAACGGCTTCTCACCCCGCATGCGCTTATAG